CGTCCGCAGGAGCCGCGACGTGCGGACTCCGGGGAGTTCAGCCCACCGACTCCACGGGGACTGGTTCTGCCGTCGCCCCCGCCCCGGGTTCGACCACCCGGGTCCGCGAGCCTCCCCGCCCCGCCATCCGGCACCCGACGCAGGCGGCATGCCCCTGCCGCGCGCTCGTGTCCCGCACCCGCATCCCCCACTGCTCGCGCGGCCGGCGCCCCGGCGGCTTGCCCCAGCCGGCCAGGTGCAGGGCCCAGGTGACGAGGGCGCCCACCGCGGTGATCGCGAGACCACCGGCTATCCACACACCGGACACCGTGCACACCCCCGCCCCCAGCACGGCAGTCCCGGCGGTAGCGATGCCGCATCCGGTCCAGCCCGCGACCGTGTGCCCCTCGTCATACTGATGTGCACCCACAGATCCCCCTCGACCGATCCCTCACTTCCTAAGAAATTTAGCGCAGAAACCTCTCACGCGCTAAGGGAAATCCAGAACGCCCAGCGAACGCCTCAGAGAATCAGGAACCCGATGTCCGCCGAGCCCCGCCCCACCGCCACTCCGGCCCAGACACGGGAGGCGATGGACCTCTTCATCGCCACCGCTCACCTCGGCCAGCAGGAGATGGCCCAACGGCTGGGTCTGAACGTGACCGACCTGCTGTCCTTCGCCTGCGTCCTGAAGGCCGGCGAGAACCTCCTCACCGCGGGCGACCTCGCCGAGCACGCCCATGTCACGACCGGCGCGGTCACCGGCATCCTCAACCGCCTCGAACGCGGCGGCTACGTCACCCGCGTCCCCGACCCCACCGACCGCCGCCGCGTCCGGGTCGCCGCACTGCCCGACGCCGTGGCCAAGGTCGTCGCCCTCTACCAGCCGTACTACGACCGCCTCGACGCCGTCTTCGCGGGCTACTCCGCCGACGAGATCGCCGTACTCCACGACTGGTTCAGCCGTTCGACGAACCTCGCGCTCGCCTATATCGAGGAGTTGCGGGCGAAGGACGCGGACGGCGAGTAGCGGGACCGCCCCACCCCGGGGGTGGAGCTAGCCCCACCTCCCATTCGGGAGGGCACTCCATCGTTCCGGCGAGCCCGCGACGGCATCGTTGATCTCAGCCGATCCACCCCGGATCAGGCGGATCGAGAAGCCCGCGCCGAGCCGGAGGAAACACCATGGAGCCGCAGACGGCCGACAGGACCCAGTCCCCGTCCTCGCCCTCCCTGTCCTCCCCGGCCGGCCCCGGCCCCCTCGCCTCCTTCGTCCGCTTCGTCGTCTGCGGCGGCGGGATCGGCGTCCTCTCCAGCTTCGCCGTACCGCTGGCGGCGATGACGATGCCGTGGGCGGTCGCGAACGCGGTGATCACCGTGGTCTCCACGCTCCTGTGTACCGAGCTCCACGCCCTGTTCACCTTCGGCACCGGCCGCCGCCCGGGCTGGCGCCGGCACCTCCAGTCCTCCGGCTCCGCGGCGGCCGCGTACGCCGTCACCTGCGCCGCGATGTTCCTCCTCCACGTCATCCAGTCGGCGCCCGGCATGCTCACGGAACAGGCCGTCTACCTCACCGCGTCCGGTCTGGCCGGCATCGGCCGCTTCCTGGTCCTGCGCCTGTTCGTCTTCGCGAGCGGCCGCAAGACCCCGCGTCCCCCGCGCCCCGTGCTCCCCCTGCCCCGCCCCGTCCTCACCCAGGCCGCCGTCGGCGCCACCTGCTGACGTACGGTCAACACGGTTCGCCCGCCCCGAAGG
This portion of the Streptomyces canus genome encodes:
- a CDS encoding GtrA family protein; translation: MEPQTADRTQSPSSPSLSSPAGPGPLASFVRFVVCGGGIGVLSSFAVPLAAMTMPWAVANAVITVVSTLLCTELHALFTFGTGRRPGWRRHLQSSGSAAAAYAVTCAAMFLLHVIQSAPGMLTEQAVYLTASGLAGIGRFLVLRLFVFASGRKTPRPPRPVLPLPRPVLTQAAVGATC
- a CDS encoding HGxxPAAW family protein, whose protein sequence is MGAHQYDEGHTVAGWTGCGIATAGTAVLGAGVCTVSGVWIAGGLAITAVGALVTWALHLAGWGKPPGRRPREQWGMRVRDTSARQGHAACVGCRMAGRGGSRTRVVEPGAGATAEPVPVESVG
- a CDS encoding MarR family winged helix-turn-helix transcriptional regulator, producing the protein MSAEPRPTATPAQTREAMDLFIATAHLGQQEMAQRLGLNVTDLLSFACVLKAGENLLTAGDLAEHAHVTTGAVTGILNRLERGGYVTRVPDPTDRRRVRVAALPDAVAKVVALYQPYYDRLDAVFAGYSADEIAVLHDWFSRSTNLALAYIEELRAKDADGE